Genomic DNA from Rahnella variigena:
GGCTCCCTGAAAAAAGACAAAGAAAGCCCGTTGGCACGTTCGTAGCGCACCTGAGTTATTTATAAATATATTTTGATAAGCCGGATGCACGCAGAGGGCATCCGGCCTGATCACGGAATAATTACTTCACGCGTTCAGCGTTATAACAGGTCAGGTCCACTTCTACTTTGCAATCCACCACCAGATCCGCAACGCAGCAGACGCGGGCCGGAGGATGGGCGGAAAAAAACTCGCTGAACACTTTGTTAAAGGACTGGAAATAACGCGCGTCGGTCAGGAACACCTTCACATGCACCACATCCGCCAGGGTGTAGCCTGCGCTCTCCATGATGTCCACGCAGTTTTGGATAGCCAGCCGCG
This window encodes:
- a CDS encoding RidA family protein produces the protein MSIKRYGVGGSTGTGGQPLPFAKAVEAGGWLYVSGQTPMKDGEVVEGGIIEQSRLAIQNCVDIMESAGYTLADVVHVKVFLTDARYFQSFNKVFSEFFSAHPPARVCCVADLVVDCKVEVDLTCYNAERVK